GCCTTCAAGGAAAAAACCCACACGCAAATGATGTTTTCTAGTTAAATGCTTGAACTTTTCCATTGTTTCCATTGTTTTTGTTCAAATCCTTCTTCAAAGTAGTAATACTTTATCTTTTTAAGGTCTGCAAAGCGATTACTTGACCAGATAGTTGAAAAAGGAAGACCCACCCCAGGATTCCATCATGGTGATGGTCCAGGAAATGCTGTCCAAGAAATTATGATTCCGGCTAGTAAAGCAGGATTAGTTATTGGAAAAGGTGGAGAGACAATAAAACAGCTTCAGGTGAGTTGTGTAGGTTTTTTTAAGGTGATGGAGTAAAAGCATGAAAATTCAAAGTTTTGCATTAACTACAGATTGATTTTGTTCAATAGGAGCGAGCAGGAGTTAAGATGGTTATGATTCAGGATGGTCCACAGAACACTGGAGCAGACAAACCTCTTAGGATCACAGGAGATCCTTATAAAGTTCAAGTAAGAAGAAAGCATTTATACATTTGTAAAACTGTATATGAACTAAATTCAAGATTACTGCATCTGaattgcatttcttttccttttagcaAGCAAAAGAAATGGTTTTAGACCTAATTCGTGATCAAGGTGGTTTTAGAGAAGTTCGCAATGAATACGGATCAAGAATAGGAGGAAATGAAGGATTAGATGTGAGTGTAATAAGGAAGTTTTTTTAGTTCAATACATATCTCCATGCAAGTGGGTAAAAGGACAGTAACCAACCTAAATATCTGGAGTGTCATAATTTTGTCAAAATGTGAAACTTTTGAGGAATCAATCTTAATGACATAAGATGCTATTAGATAAAATTTGTCATAGTAAAAACTGCCATAGTAAATGACATAGTGTCTCTGGAAGAACTATTACATGGCCTTCCATATGTAAAGCTTTCCATCCTCATGGAAGTGTGAATCAGATAAGTATAAAAGAAGAATTACAGTAGCTTAAATTTGTTAATGTACTTTTGTTCTCAAGGTCCCAATACCACGATTTGCTGTTGGCATTGTAATTGGAAGAAATGGAGAAATGATTAAAAAGATACAGAATGATGCTGGTGTGAGAATTCAGTTTAAACCAGGTAGGTTGCTGACATGTATCAGAATAAAAATGTCAGCGTTCGCACTAATTTCTAAACAGaacatttatgtattttatcccTCTTTCAGATGATGGAACAACTCCAGACAGAATAGCACAAATCACTGGACCTCCAGATAGATGTCAGCATGCAGCAGAAATTATTACAGACCTTCTTCGAAGTGTTCAGGTTGGTAGTTAGTTGTATTTTCAATTGTCACGTTTACTATAATGTGGATTTCTGGTATAACTATTAAGGTTTGCTAAGTGAGCCACCAAAATGTTTCCCAGCTTACTTGCTAGCACACAACTATAATCGTCATTGTGCCTAAGAGTTGGGGGAGGAGCATAACTTTTCCTGCCTTGTAGTTCTTGCTCAGTTTTTCAGAATTGCAAAAATCTACAACCATAAATCTTGACAATAGCCACATTTTAGAACGTAAACAGTAttacattttctttcatttttggaGTGTTCTTTGGTCTTTTATTGCTTTTTGTAATGCTTTTTGATAGCTGAACCATACTTTATATTAAGTGAAGGCTAGCAGAGGCTTATAAGAACtgtggtccatagacatctggagagtcagtttgaccccaccccctttctgtATCATCCCAAGCACATTCTTTTGAATCTAGTTTATTTCTGGTATCTGAAGCAGACCTCAGGGCAACATTCCACAGAGAAATAAGGTGGTAGTTATGAAGTTCACCTCTCAAATCCCCAGCTGGTGGTCAAGAATTACATCTTGGTCATTACACAACTATAAACTGATAAGACCAATCATTTTTCACTAGTGCCTTTTCCCCCTCAATCTAGGCTGGCAATCCTGGTGGTCCAGGACCTGGTGGTCGTGGAAGAGGTAGAGGACAAGGAAACTGGAATATGGGGCCTCCTGGTGGACTGCAAGAATTTAATTTTATTGTACCCACTGGAAAAACTGGATTAATTATTGGGAAAGGTGAGACAGTTTGTTTTATGTTGCATAGAAATACTTTTCTCTATGATATAAGTAGTAACAAAAATGAGATTTTCTAAATAGTCCATGATGCAAGAGATGAGTAGGAGAACCTGATGATAACAGTTTCAGTCAGCTTCAAGCTATGGCAACTCAAGAGATAATGAAATTCCTTAAATGTTTTAAACTTACCATTTAATTGGGCAGTTTTATAGAAACAAGTTCCAGTGATATGTTTTTTTAGCTTTTTAttaatcaaattttaaaataattacaatTAATTCAGGTGGTGAAACTATCAAGAGTATCAGCCAACAATCTGGTGCTAGAATAGAACTTCAGAGAAACCCTCCACCAAATGCAGATCCCAACATGAAATTGTTCACTATCCGGGGGACACCACAGCAGATTGATTATGCTCGGCAGCTTATAGAAGAGAAGATTGGAGTGAGTATTCTTGAaaatctttttaaattatttaatctcTGTGGTTAGAACAAAAATATCTGTCGTGAATAAAGATGAAGCTGGATTTTGTGATGTGGCCATGCAGAATACTTGACTTGtataaaaagagttggtttttatacctcattttttactgcctgaaggactctcttaagtggcttacagtcacctttcctttcctctcaccacaacagacaggcaaactgaattaggtgaggctgagagagccctgatattactgctcgctcaaaatagcactatcagggatgtgacgagcccaaggtcacccagctgcctgcatgtggaggaacggggaatcaaacccagctcaccagattagaagccactgttctgaACTAGTACACCAAAGattctttttttacaaaagaCTAGCCCATTTTAAGCGTATTTTATTTGACAATTCAAGTAGCAAGTCTGACTGTTGCCTTGAACAATTTGCTGCATAActagggcaagcaagcaaaccatCAATTTACAAGAATGGTCTTTAGTAGTGATGCTTACGCAGAACAATGATAGTAGTGTGAAAAAATCAGGATGGATTTGATCTGAATCAGTTTTAAATAATTTCAATCATAGTCTTCGACATAAAGGCTCATTGTGGTTGTCAATATTTACAACGCAGATGAAGATTTCATTActaggctctgattttattgtggtacttCAGATCAAcgcagctacccatttgaatctatcatttgaGTATAATAACTTTTCacgttaccgtatttgccggcgtataagacaactgggcgtataagacgacccccccaacatttccactcaaaatacagtactgttgggccactatgggcagctatgtctatcccaactgaagtgcatctggcgtataggacgaccccccccccccacttggaggcatgtttttcagggggggaagtagtcttatacgccagcaaatactgtagttttaGTTATATCAGAAAATTAATTATTGGCTTTTTAACACTTGAAAGAGCTAATTAATTTTGCAATGATTTCATAATCATCTCCAATTTAATAGGTTTATAATTCATATTTAGACTTTTCTGCTGTGCTGCTCAAAAAGTTTGACCATTTGTACTGCCTGCCCCCCCTCAATAGGATAGCTCTTAACATCTCCTTATCCAGACCCATTCCATCACAAACAATCTTACATTTATTGAACTTCTTGAAACTTAGTACTTAAGAGATAAGAGGTTAATTCCCTATGCATACATTTGCAGAGGACCTGTAAGACGGAGGTCTTCTAATTCTATTTTATCACATTTGTTTTAGGAAGAAGAGGCATGTTATCTCTGCAGACACAAATTTACAGTTTTGAGAATTGCAAAATCAAGATTCAATGATAATATTTTCTAGATAGAAATATTGCCCAAAATAATCTTGCAGAAACCTGTGGGAGATCATGACTTTGTGAATGGATTAAAGGAATTTGTATACCAAATAATTTAAATGTTGCATGAATATACAGTCTCATGCTACATAATAAAAAACTAACCCACATTTCATTAATTCATTGTCTATACTGTCCTTCACTGTGACATCTTGGGATGGTGATGATGAATAACCTTTGGActgttatttaattattatttgactTGCTTTTTATTCCACCATTCCCCAAAAGGGtaagggcagcttacaataaaattaGATAAAAAGTAATATAagttttacatttaaaatgtagTTAGTTCAAATAGATTAAAAGGCCCATAGCTATCTTTTCTTATAAACGTCTGCATGATGAGGCATATGGAGTGCTTGGATGTTACATACAGGTGGACTTTCAACTAGGGAGGCTATTATCTTCTCAATGTTAACTCTGGTTtcacagggccctgatatcatctggcagagcattctaccaagccagaggcagggccaaaaagacccaaCTCCTGGAGAGGACAACTCTTTGGGGCTGAGGACCATGAGCAAATTTCAGTCACTAGATCTTaggactcttggggggggggttatctttaGACagattttcccccctcaaaaagtTATATAAGTTTAAGCTCATTGATTTTTATCACCCTGAAAAAATGTAAAAGGAAAATTAAACTGATAAGATATTAGATTTATGAAGAAATTGTCCTTGAATTTTTTTCTCTGAATAGAACTTTTAGTAGGATATTTAAGCAAGCTTGTTCTTCTAGTCATTGAGAGAAACTTTACTCTTACATTGTCTTCTCTCACAGGGTCCAGTGAATCCTTTGGGTCCTCCTGTACCACATGGTCCTCATGGTGTTGTTCCTGGCCCCCATGGGCCTCCTGGGCCTCCTCCTGGTGCTCCTATGGGACCTTACAATCCTGCTCCTTATACACCTGGCCCTCCTGGTCCAGCACCTCAGTGAGTACTCTTGCAAAGTATCTATGAAAATTAGTAAGCTGTAATGATGAGTGGAGGTGCTGAAAGTTTTAATTGTCTGCTTACCAATACATATGTGAACATCAAAATTCGCACCCTTAGATTCTTAAAAAGCTGTTTGGGGCTTATAAAACTGAGACAATCAAAAAGAGAACTCAATTGAGGATTTTCAAAAACAATCCATAATAATGTCTAAGATATATAAATTATGGCCATAGTTGCATAGCTCACTGCTTATACCCTTGCACTGGCTAAAGAAAGCAAAAATTCATTGGACCCAAACTGACACCTTTTTAACAACAGAACTATACAGTAGCTTCAGATAAAAATTCCCACCTCCTCTGTTTTCTGTCTTGCAATTTTAATGAAGGTTGGTAGATCGCAGGTCAAAATATGTTTTATGTGCTGTAATGGGGTGCCTCTTTTATTACTGGAGTAACTATAAGCAGTCTTATGTATAATGCTATGACTTCTTAGAAAAGGTGTTCAACTTTTTTTTGTTCAACCCTCACAATCTGATTTTGTTATCCAATCAGGAATATATTCAATATCCAGCAATTTGAACAGCTGCCAAGCTAGTTTGAAGCTGTCTGTTGGTCAGAGGCTGCCTTACAGCTGATTGGGAGATCAATTGGGAGTCAATTTTTGAGCCACTGTCTCAGCAAAACAGTAAAGTTTTGCATAAGGGAAAATCCAGCTCTGTGAATTCTTTTCTCACTTTTCCAGGCTGGGTAGGGACAGAAACAATACTTTTGATTTCTGCACTGTAAAAAAGAGGAGGATCTCATTCCTCTCCTGGAGCCCAAGCAaactcctgggggtggggagaaggaaaaagaaatcagtTGAGCTGATTGTCAACTGGGAATCAGCTTCTGTTGTCTGCAAGTAGTTTGATCCTGTGAACATACAGGAACAGTATGCAAACAGCCTATTGACTCATTGGCTACCTGCTCACTATTGGAGAACGGTAAAGTGAGAAGAACAGGCAAGTTTGGAACATCTTCCAAAGAAAATGCAAATATGTTTTCTAGGCTGGTTCTTTTCACATTGCTGTAGCTAAGAATTTAATACAGTTTGCTTCATACCTTGTTGCTTCAGCCTGAGAGTgaggaaaatgaaaagaaataagaGCTATTTCCAAAGACGATTTGCTGGCTCTACATTAAGTTATAGGTCTTGACTGTGGTAGTATGGATTTATAGTAGAGCACCTTGCATAACCACAGGTATCTTCTGGTTAGATAATTGATTCAGTGTTGTATTGGCTGGGTAATTTATTCCATTCAACAATGAATTAGCATGTTCAATGAATTTCTGTTTGCTTTAAATGTGGTACACACTTAGTGGTAAACAGGTAACCTGTTAAGCCTGAAGTAACCATGGTTGATTATTATACCCTTtttgctgctattttttttttattgaaggAAAATCTAATTACATGCAAT
The nucleotide sequence above comes from Paroedura picta isolate Pp20150507F chromosome 4, Ppicta_v3.0, whole genome shotgun sequence. Encoded proteins:
- the FUBP1 gene encoding far upstream element-binding protein 1 isoform X12, which gives rise to MADYSTVPPPSSGAPGGGGGGGGGVNDAFKDALQRARQIAAKIGGESGTSVNSNDYGYGGQKRPLEDGDQPEPKKVAPPNNDSFGSQLPPMHQQQRSVMTEEYKVPDGMVGFIIGRGGEQISRIQQESGCKIQIAPDSGGLPERSCMLTGTPESVQSAKRLLDQIVEKGRPTPGFHHGDGPGNAVQEIMIPASKAGLVIGKGGETIKQLQERAGVKMVMIQDGPQNTGADKPLRITGDPYKVQQAKEMVLDLIRDQGGFREVRNEYGSRIGGNEGLDVPIPRFAVGIVIGRNGEMIKKIQNDAGVRIQFKPDDGTTPDRIAQITGPPDRCQHAAEIITDLLRSVQAGNPGGPGPGGRGRGRGQGNWNMGPPGGLQEFNFIVPTGKTGLIIGKGGETIKSISQQSGARIELQRNPPPNADPNMKLFTIRGTPQQIDYARQLIEEKIGGPVNPLGPPVPHGPHGVVPGPHGPPGPPPGAPMGPYNPAPYTPGPPGPAPHGPPAPYAPQGWGNAYPHWQPPNPPDPGKPADPNSAAWAAYYAHYYQQQAQPPPAAPPSAPPATQTNGQGDQPNPAPAGQVDYTKAWEEYYKKMGQAVPAPAGAPPAGQPDYSAAWAEYYRQQAAYYAQTSPQGMPQHPPAPQCLPRPSTLGSAAKSTGKHNLRKCINTYFILMLSL
- the FUBP1 gene encoding far upstream element-binding protein 1 isoform X9, producing the protein MADYSTVPPPSSGAPGGGGGGGGGVNDAFKDALQRARQIAAKIGGESGTSVNSNDYGYGGQKRPLEDGDGSWTSPSSTTHWEGMPSPFKDQPEPKKVAPPNNDWPPQTRQMSRKPLCPLDSSPAFGSQLPPMHQQQRSVMTEEYKVPDGMVGFIIGRGGEQISRIQQESGCKIQIAPDSGGLPERSCMLTGTPESVQSAKRLLDQIVEKGRPTPGFHHGDGPGNAVQEIMIPASKAGLVIGKGGETIKQLQERAGVKMVMIQDGPQNTGADKPLRITGDPYKVQQAKEMVLDLIRDQGGFREVRNEYGSRIGGNEGLDVPIPRFAVGIVIGRNGEMIKKIQNDAGVRIQFKPDDGTTPDRIAQITGPPDRCQHAAEIITDLLRSVQAGNPGGPGPGGRGRGRGQGNWNMGPPGGLQEFNFIVPTGKTGLIIGKGGETIKSISQQSGARIELQRNPPPNADPNMKLFTIRGTPQQIDYARQLIEEKIGGPVNPLGPPVPHGPHGVVPGPHGPPGPPPGAPMGPYNPAPYTPGPPGPAPHGPPAPYAPQGWGNAYPHWQPPNPPDPGKPADPNSAAWAAYYAHYYQQQAQPPPAAPPSAPPATQTNGQGDQPNPAPAGQVDYTKAWEEYYKKMGQAVPAPAGAPPAGQPDYSAAWAEYYRQQAAYYAQTSPQGMPQHPPAPQGQ
- the FUBP1 gene encoding far upstream element-binding protein 1 isoform X10, which produces MADYSTIAAKIGGESGTSVNSNDYGYGGQKRPLEDGDGSWTSPSSTTHWEGMPSPFKDQPEPKKVAPPNNDSFGSQLPPMHQQQRSVMTEEYKVPDGMVGFIIGRGGEQISRIQQESGCKIQIAPDSGGLPERSCMLTGTPESVQSAKRLLDQIVEKGRPTPGFHHGDGPGNAVQEIMIPASKAGLVIGKGGETIKQLQERAGVKMVMIQDGPQNTGADKPLRITGDPYKVQQAKEMVLDLIRDQGGFREVRNEYGSRIGGNEGLDVPIPRFAVGIVIGRNGEMIKKIQNDAGVRIQFKPDDGTTPDRIAQITGPPDRCQHAAEIITDLLRSVQAGNPGGPGPGGRGRGRGQGNWNMGPPGGLQEFNFIVPTGKTGLIIGKGGETIKSISQQSGARIELQRNPPPNADPNMKLFTIRGTPQQIDYARQLIEEKIGGPVNPLGPPVPHGPHGVVPGPHGPPGPPPGAPMGPYNPAPYTPGPPGPAPHGPPAPYAPQGWGNAYPHWQPPNPPDPGKPADPNSAAWAAYYAHYYQQQAQPPPAAPPSAPPATQTNGQGDQPNPAPAGQVDYTKAWEEYYKKMGQQGQPQDYSKAWEEYYKKQGQAVPAPAGAPPAGQPDYSAAWAEYYRQQAAYYAQTSPQGMPQHPPAPQCLPRPSTLGSAAKSTGKHNLRKCINTYFILMLSL
- the FUBP1 gene encoding far upstream element-binding protein 1 isoform X11, producing the protein MADYSTIAAKIGGESGTSVNSNDYGYGGQKRPLEDGDQPEPKKVAPPNNDWPPQTRQMSRKPLCPLDSSPAFGSQLPPMHQQQRSVMTEEYKVPDGMVGFIIGRGGEQISRIQQESGCKIQIAPDSGGLPERSCMLTGTPESVQSAKRLLDQIVEKGRPTPGFHHGDGPGNAVQEIMIPASKAGLVIGKGGETIKQLQERAGVKMVMIQDGPQNTGADKPLRITGDPYKVQQAKEMVLDLIRDQGGFREVRNEYGSRIGGNEGLDVPIPRFAVGIVIGRNGEMIKKIQNDAGVRIQFKPDDGTTPDRIAQITGPPDRCQHAAEIITDLLRSVQAGNPGGPGPGGRGRGRGQGNWNMGPPGGLQEFNFIVPTGKTGLIIGKGGETIKSISQQSGARIELQRNPPPNADPNMKLFTIRGTPQQIDYARQLIEEKIGGPVNPLGPPVPHGPHGVVPGPHGPPGPPPGAPMGPYNPAPYTPGPPGPAPHGPPAPYAPQGWGNAYPHWQPPNPPDPGKPADPNSAAWAAYYAHYYQQQAQPPPAAPPSAPPATQTNGQGDQPNPAPAGQVDYTKAWEEYYKKMGQQGQPQDYSKAWEEYYKKQGQAVPAPAGAPPAGQPDYSAAWAEYYRQQAAYYAQTSPQGMPQHPPAPQCLPRPSTLGSAAKSTGKHNLRKCINTYFILMLSL
- the FUBP1 gene encoding far upstream element-binding protein 1 isoform X13, whose translation is MADYSTIAAKIGGESGTSVNSNDYGYGGQKRPLEDGDQPEPKKVAPPNNDSFGSQLPPMHQQQRSVMTEEYKVPDGMVGFIIGRGGEQISRIQQESGCKIQIAPDSGGLPERSCMLTGTPESVQSAKRLLDQIVEKGRPTPGFHHGDGPGNAVQEIMIPASKAGLVIGKGGETIKQLQERAGVKMVMIQDGPQNTGADKPLRITGDPYKVQQAKEMVLDLIRDQGGFREVRNEYGSRIGGNEGLDVPIPRFAVGIVIGRNGEMIKKIQNDAGVRIQFKPDDGTTPDRIAQITGPPDRCQHAAEIITDLLRSVQAGNPGGPGPGGRGRGRGQGNWNMGPPGGLQEFNFIVPTGKTGLIIGKGGETIKSISQQSGARIELQRNPPPNADPNMKLFTIRGTPQQIDYARQLIEEKIGGPVNPLGPPVPHGPHGVVPGPHGPPGPPPGAPMGPYNPAPYTPGPPGPAPHGPPAPYAPQGWGNAYPHWQPPNPPDPGKPADPNSAAWAAYYAHYYQQQAQPPPAAPPSAPPATQTNGQGDQPNPAPAGQVDYTKAWEEYYKKMGQQGQPQDYSKAWEEYYKKQGQAVPAPAGAPPAGQPDYSAAWAEYYRQQAAYYAQTSPQGMPQHPPAPQCLPRPSTLGSAAKSTGKHNLRKCINTYFILMLSL